One segment of Microbacterium arborescens DNA contains the following:
- a CDS encoding glycoside hydrolase family 9 protein translates to MDAMKLRRTRRATAVITTGMLVGAAMTALPAVATAAPAELVRNGDFSTGHEPWWSAGVDSFDTATGAFCAGVPDSENPWDVLVGQSDLALADGVTYTLTARVRADAPATVVTQVAPTVPDAVYTTYLSQSTPLTVEWQQVSEEFTARDLGNGTVSELQFRLGANTATRFCVDDVSLVAQDGSTPPVIPVGDDELLPNPTLDQSTAPWWTSGPVSLSNPAQRMCATVTEQTPDLWDVLLGHNDIFLPGDTGFRLSFTASASTGATISAKVGTYTGASPTDWIEQSFALGLEPQQYEVAFATTPATEYHLGQVQFRLGAVPAGTDICFDEISLQGTAYSYTADPGPAVKVNQVGYLLHGPKRATVVSGATAPLPWALEAPDGSVLAEGETEPAGFDASAGTAVHTVDFGSYSQEAADVRLRVGADTSHPFTISAEVFQSLRTDSMRFFYTNRSGIEIDGDIAGAEYARPAGHVDTSPNQGDGNVGCLEPQTWSGGWTCTDRHDVRGGWYDAGDHGKYVVNGGIAVAQVMSAYERAVAAGTADALGDSTLAVPERGNGVPDILDEARWQMEFLLRMQVPAGDPLAGMAWHKVHDRAWTGLPLMPHDDSQERLLHRPSTAATLNVAATAAQAARLFAPFDEEFAARLLAAAERAYDAALAHPDLLAPEEDGTGGGTYADDVVTDEFYWAAAELYITTGSDRYRAELEANPLHQSDVFGPGGFYWGDVAALGRMQLARFATDLPDIDRIRGSVIDAAERLIADQRAQPFGQPYAPDEGLYDWGSNSSVLNNQVVLGTAFDLTQRPRYADAVVEGFDYLLGRNVLGQSYITGYGTNDARNQHSRWYANALDPALPHPPVGTVAGGPNSSIQDPVAGAWLQGCAPQACYVDNIGAWSVNEITVNWNSALAWVSSFVADLGDGFVAVTPHAVDDLASGPADAAVAVSPLANDLPGDADVPLVPSSLTLLDASGAPTTSVVADGQGRYELNADVVSFVADAGFEGTAVPVSYRVADARGTEVTATITVTVTAGPGEQVAESGAADTTPAGAARGVLARSGGDPLPLWMLGGVAAALMSAGVALLRRRRFG, encoded by the coding sequence ATGGATGCGATGAAGCTGCGTCGGACGAGACGCGCGACAGCCGTGATCACGACGGGGATGCTCGTGGGAGCCGCGATGACCGCCCTTCCGGCGGTCGCCACCGCGGCCCCGGCGGAGCTCGTGCGGAACGGAGACTTCTCGACCGGCCATGAACCCTGGTGGTCGGCCGGTGTCGACAGCTTCGACACCGCGACCGGCGCCTTCTGCGCCGGGGTGCCGGACAGCGAGAACCCCTGGGACGTACTCGTCGGTCAGAGCGACCTTGCCCTGGCCGACGGCGTCACCTATACGTTGACGGCAAGGGTCCGCGCCGATGCGCCCGCCACGGTCGTCACGCAGGTCGCGCCCACGGTCCCGGATGCCGTCTACACGACGTATCTCTCACAGAGCACACCGCTGACCGTCGAATGGCAGCAAGTCAGCGAGGAGTTCACGGCGCGCGACCTGGGAAACGGCACCGTATCGGAACTGCAGTTCCGCCTCGGCGCCAACACCGCCACCCGGTTCTGCGTCGACGACGTGAGCCTGGTCGCCCAGGACGGGTCGACTCCCCCGGTCATCCCGGTCGGCGACGACGAGCTGCTCCCCAACCCCACGCTCGACCAGAGCACGGCCCCGTGGTGGACCAGCGGACCGGTGTCACTGTCGAACCCCGCGCAGCGGATGTGCGCGACGGTGACGGAGCAGACGCCCGACCTGTGGGACGTGCTCCTCGGCCACAACGACATCTTTCTGCCCGGCGACACCGGATTTCGCCTGAGCTTCACCGCATCCGCCTCGACGGGCGCGACCATCTCAGCCAAGGTCGGCACGTACACGGGCGCGTCGCCGACCGACTGGATTGAGCAGTCCTTCGCTCTCGGGCTCGAACCGCAGCAGTACGAGGTCGCTTTCGCGACGACACCGGCTACGGAGTACCACCTCGGCCAGGTGCAGTTCCGCCTCGGTGCGGTACCGGCCGGAACCGACATCTGCTTCGACGAGATCTCACTCCAGGGCACCGCCTACTCGTACACGGCCGACCCCGGCCCCGCCGTCAAGGTCAATCAGGTCGGGTATCTGCTACACGGCCCCAAGCGCGCGACCGTCGTGTCGGGTGCCACGGCACCGCTGCCGTGGGCCCTCGAGGCACCCGACGGATCCGTCCTCGCCGAGGGCGAGACCGAGCCGGCAGGCTTCGACGCAAGTGCGGGAACCGCCGTGCACACGGTCGACTTCGGCTCCTACTCCCAGGAGGCGGCGGACGTGAGGCTCCGGGTCGGCGCCGACACCAGCCATCCGTTCACGATCTCCGCCGAGGTCTTCCAATCGCTGCGCACCGATTCGATGCGCTTCTTCTACACGAACCGATCCGGCATCGAGATCGACGGCGACATCGCGGGCGCGGAATACGCTCGCCCCGCCGGCCATGTCGACACGTCACCGAACCAGGGCGACGGGAACGTGGGGTGCCTCGAACCGCAGACGTGGTCCGGGGGATGGACCTGCACCGATCGACACGACGTCCGCGGCGGCTGGTACGACGCAGGCGACCACGGCAAGTACGTCGTGAACGGCGGAATCGCCGTGGCCCAGGTGATGTCCGCCTACGAGCGAGCCGTTGCCGCGGGCACGGCGGACGCGCTGGGCGATTCGACCCTCGCCGTGCCCGAGCGCGGCAACGGCGTGCCCGACATCCTCGACGAAGCGCGATGGCAGATGGAGTTCCTGTTGCGGATGCAGGTACCCGCCGGTGACCCGCTGGCCGGGATGGCCTGGCACAAGGTGCACGACCGCGCGTGGACCGGGTTGCCCCTCATGCCGCACGACGACTCGCAAGAGAGGCTGCTGCACCGACCGTCGACGGCGGCGACGTTGAACGTGGCTGCCACCGCCGCGCAGGCAGCACGCCTGTTCGCGCCGTTCGACGAAGAGTTCGCGGCGCGGCTGCTCGCCGCCGCGGAACGGGCCTACGACGCCGCGCTCGCCCACCCCGATCTGCTCGCCCCGGAAGAAGACGGCACGGGTGGAGGAACGTACGCCGACGACGTGGTGACCGACGAGTTCTACTGGGCGGCAGCGGAGCTGTACATCACGACCGGCAGCGACCGTTACCGCGCCGAGCTCGAGGCAAATCCGCTGCATCAGTCGGATGTGTTCGGGCCGGGCGGCTTCTACTGGGGAGACGTGGCGGCGCTCGGCCGCATGCAGCTCGCCCGGTTCGCGACAGACCTCCCCGACATCGACCGCATCCGCGGGTCGGTGATCGATGCCGCCGAGCGTCTGATCGCCGATCAGCGCGCACAGCCGTTCGGTCAGCCGTACGCGCCGGATGAGGGGCTGTACGACTGGGGATCGAACTCGTCGGTGCTGAACAACCAGGTCGTCCTCGGGACGGCGTTCGATCTCACCCAGCGCCCGCGGTACGCCGATGCCGTCGTCGAAGGGTTCGATTACCTGCTGGGCCGCAACGTGCTCGGGCAGTCGTACATCACCGGGTACGGCACGAACGACGCGCGCAATCAGCACAGCCGGTGGTACGCGAACGCCCTCGACCCCGCCCTGCCCCATCCTCCCGTCGGCACGGTCGCGGGCGGGCCCAACTCGTCGATCCAGGACCCCGTCGCGGGAGCCTGGCTGCAGGGGTGCGCACCGCAGGCCTGTTACGTCGACAACATCGGGGCGTGGTCGGTCAACGAGATCACCGTGAACTGGAACTCGGCCCTCGCCTGGGTCTCGTCCTTCGTCGCCGACCTGGGTGACGGCTTCGTCGCCGTCACTCCGCACGCGGTGGACGACCTCGCGTCCGGACCTGCGGATGCCGCTGTTGCGGTGAGCCCGCTCGCCAACGACCTCCCCGGCGATGCCGACGTCCCTCTCGTCCCGTCCTCGCTCACCCTCCTCGATGCGTCCGGCGCGCCGACCACGTCGGTCGTCGCCGACGGTCAGGGTCGCTACGAGCTGAATGCGGACGTCGTCTCGTTCGTTGCGGACGCCGGGTTCGAGGGCACGGCGGTTCCGGTGAGCTATCGCGTGGCGGACGCACGGGGAACCGAGGTGACCGCCACCATCACGGTGACGGTGACGGCCGGCCCCGGTGAGCAAGTCGCCGAATCCGGCGCGGCGGACACGACGCCCGCCGGTGCGGCGAGGGGCGTCCTCGCGCGCTCGGGTGGTGACCCGCTGCCGCTGTGGATGCTCGGCGGAGTGGCCGCGGCCCTCATGTCGGCGGGCGTCGCATTGCTCCGTCGGCGACGATTTGGCTGA
- a CDS encoding ribonuclease inhibitor, whose translation MNSAPSAPVDLRIEGGRVRDIPSLYAELNRVFMADEEWRLGESLDALDDLLYGGFGVLAHTSIARVVWADSAVSRDALGIPLTRVHLAAKLERPDIYAVGPARAALDDLERGGGMTYFELVLQVFAGHPELELVLA comes from the coding sequence GTGAACAGCGCGCCGTCCGCTCCCGTCGACCTGCGGATCGAGGGCGGGCGGGTGCGCGACATCCCGTCGCTCTACGCCGAGCTGAACCGCGTCTTCATGGCCGACGAGGAGTGGCGTCTCGGCGAGAGTCTCGACGCGCTCGACGACCTCCTCTACGGCGGGTTCGGCGTCCTCGCGCACACGTCGATCGCGCGCGTCGTCTGGGCTGACTCGGCGGTCTCACGAGACGCGCTGGGCATCCCGCTCACGCGCGTCCACCTCGCCGCCAAGCTCGAGCGCCCGGACATCTATGCCGTCGGTCCGGCGCGGGCCGCGCTGGACGACCTCGAGCGGGGTGGCGGGATGACGTACTTCGAGCTGGTCCTGCAGGTTTTCGCCGGTCACCCCGAGCTCGAGCTCGTCCTCGCCTGA
- a CDS encoding response regulator transcription factor, which produces MSLTSSPLSDPAIRVLVVDDEPNLRHLLGAVLSRQGWIVEVAATGASAIETARRMRPHLMVLDVVLPDIDGVEVLRTLRSELSETMVLFLTANGTVANRITGIAAGGDDYVAKPFSVEEVVVRLRGLLRRSPMLLQGAPTPMLEVGDLRLNEDNHEVTRAGEPIRLTATEFSLLRFLMLNADRVLSKEQILDRVWEYDFGRESNIVEIYISYLRKKIDHGREPMIHTLRRVGYILRAAPTAPASS; this is translated from the coding sequence ATGTCGCTCACGTCGTCCCCGCTGTCCGATCCCGCGATTCGCGTGCTCGTCGTCGATGACGAGCCGAACCTGCGCCACTTGCTCGGGGCGGTGCTCTCGCGGCAGGGCTGGATCGTCGAGGTCGCGGCGACCGGGGCGAGCGCGATCGAGACGGCGCGACGGATGCGGCCGCATCTCATGGTGCTCGACGTCGTGCTGCCCGACATCGACGGCGTCGAGGTTCTGCGAACGCTGCGCAGCGAGCTGAGCGAGACCATGGTCCTCTTCCTGACCGCCAACGGCACCGTCGCCAACCGCATCACGGGCATCGCCGCCGGCGGCGACGACTACGTGGCGAAGCCGTTCAGCGTCGAAGAGGTGGTGGTCCGTCTGCGCGGACTGCTGCGACGCAGCCCCATGCTCTTGCAGGGCGCGCCGACGCCGATGCTCGAGGTCGGCGACCTGCGATTGAACGAGGACAACCACGAGGTCACACGGGCGGGCGAGCCGATCCGGCTGACGGCGACGGAGTTCTCGCTGCTGCGCTTCCTGATGCTCAACGCCGATCGGGTCCTCAGCAAGGAGCAGATCCTCGACCGTGTCTGGGAGTATGACTTCGGACGGGAGTCGAACATCGTGGAGATCTACATTTCGTATCTGCGCAAGAAGATCGATCACGGACGTGAGCCGATGATCCACACGCTGCGCCGCGTCGGCTACATCCTGCGGGCTGCTCCGACCGCTCCGGCCTCGTCGTGA
- a CDS encoding sensor histidine kinase: MTSARSGGLRTLRGRSVAMISGLLLAAVTVFGIVSVAILRQNLVTQAESTLYLSNDTAISQTLTAVDATGSVPTFDDVSLAVPSDGFFFVVQDDEVVVSAFFTRDYDYRPMTGVELSHARAAMGESGYTAQADVADDGMYLVTASDVVAEDGGELTIVSGVGLTDADTVVRTYALWLAVVGIAIAAFAAVFGWRWTRQQLDPLERVAEIADEVAATPLSSGEIAPQRRVPRDVRHLGSETDRVADALNRLLDHVELSLNARHRAEESMRRFIAEASHELRNPLASIRGYADFYAQPGADADPREAQGALQRIGSEAARMSALVDDLLLLARLDADPVVAHDDVQLSMIVVETASDARFAYPGHVWRIALPDEDVTVVGDEGAIRQMLLNLVANAGHHTPDGTSVTVAVGKTETAVELSVNDDGPGIDPDALPTIFDRFTQAGSRSQTRERSTVGLGLAIVQALAIASGYEVSVVSSSAGTRFVIRIPIVVGD, encoded by the coding sequence GTGACCTCCGCGCGGTCGGGAGGCCTGCGCACCCTGCGCGGCCGTTCGGTCGCGATGATCTCGGGTCTCCTCCTGGCAGCGGTGACCGTGTTCGGCATCGTCTCCGTCGCGATCCTCCGGCAGAACCTCGTCACCCAGGCCGAGTCGACTCTGTACCTGTCCAACGACACCGCCATCAGTCAGACCCTCACGGCGGTGGATGCGACGGGGAGCGTTCCGACCTTCGACGACGTATCGCTCGCGGTCCCGTCCGACGGGTTCTTCTTCGTCGTGCAGGACGACGAGGTCGTCGTCTCGGCGTTCTTCACCCGCGACTACGACTACCGCCCGATGACCGGCGTCGAGCTCTCTCACGCGCGCGCCGCGATGGGAGAGAGCGGCTATACCGCCCAGGCCGATGTCGCCGACGACGGGATGTACCTCGTCACTGCGTCCGACGTGGTCGCCGAGGACGGGGGAGAGCTGACGATCGTCAGTGGCGTCGGTCTGACCGACGCGGACACCGTCGTTCGGACCTATGCGCTCTGGCTCGCGGTCGTCGGGATAGCGATCGCAGCGTTCGCCGCGGTGTTCGGCTGGCGCTGGACCCGACAACAGCTCGACCCGCTCGAGCGGGTCGCCGAGATCGCTGATGAAGTGGCGGCCACGCCGCTCTCATCCGGAGAGATCGCGCCGCAACGCCGTGTTCCCCGCGATGTGCGGCATCTCGGGTCGGAGACCGACCGTGTGGCGGACGCGCTCAACCGCCTGCTCGACCATGTCGAACTCTCGCTCAACGCACGCCACCGCGCGGAGGAATCGATGCGTCGCTTCATCGCCGAGGCGAGCCACGAGCTGCGGAACCCCCTCGCCTCCATCCGCGGTTACGCCGACTTCTACGCCCAGCCCGGCGCCGACGCCGACCCTCGCGAGGCCCAGGGTGCGCTGCAGCGCATCGGCTCGGAAGCGGCCAGGATGAGCGCGCTCGTCGACGACCTGCTGTTGCTGGCGCGGTTGGATGCCGACCCCGTGGTGGCCCATGATGACGTCCAACTCTCGATGATCGTGGTGGAGACCGCGTCCGATGCGAGGTTCGCCTATCCGGGACATGTCTGGCGCATCGCCCTGCCTGACGAGGACGTCACCGTGGTCGGGGATGAAGGCGCGATCCGGCAGATGCTGTTGAACCTCGTCGCCAACGCCGGACACCACACCCCCGACGGCACGAGTGTGACGGTCGCGGTGGGGAAGACCGAGACCGCCGTCGAGCTCAGCGTCAACGATGACGGTCCGGGCATCGACCCCGACGCGTTGCCGACGATCTTCGACCGATTCACCCAAGCCGGCAGCCGGTCGCAGACGCGGGAACGCTCCACGGTGGGCCTCGGGCTCGCGATCGTGCAGGCCCTTGCAATCGCGTCGGGATACGAGGTGTCGGTCGTCAGCTCGAGTGCGGGCACCCGGTTCGTCATCCGCATCCCCATCGTCGTGGGCGACTGA
- a CDS encoding alpha/beta hydrolase translates to MDPDAPIDVPPTLQQDPGSDLLSTYWPAAVGLLLVAAGVVLSVRILRARRTRSRARRTLFGGAAVTGTAVVLVLSLALGVNTWVGYFPSVATLSRWIDDKTREPVAELPAAAVTAEGASNVPLTEGERVTTDTNGYSFLTAVPSTAAQVPATGAWVYLPPGYDAPGNTRRYPVMYALHGAPGSAADWFAGGRIDYLLDTLIASGSVPPMIVVSPDLNAGSARVDDEPLDRPGGAQLETFVTRDVVSWADGALRTVADKKHRVIAGMSAGGLGSLLYGLHSPETFGGVLSIMPYTAPYTASVVADPQAKKRNSPLDVIAATANDAVDRSQVFFLGQGDRESAAEATAIRDALRGQGRTTTLRVLPGLEHNWVAARTIAPYGLIWTAMHLGWNTEQTE, encoded by the coding sequence GTGGACCCCGACGCTCCCATCGACGTACCGCCGACTCTCCAGCAGGACCCGGGTTCCGACCTCCTGTCGACCTACTGGCCGGCCGCGGTCGGTCTCCTCTTGGTGGCCGCGGGCGTCGTCCTGAGCGTGCGCATCCTGCGCGCTCGGCGCACCCGATCCCGCGCGCGTCGAACGCTCTTCGGCGGCGCCGCGGTGACAGGCACCGCCGTCGTCCTGGTGCTCTCGCTCGCTCTCGGGGTGAACACCTGGGTCGGGTATTTCCCGTCGGTGGCCACTCTCAGCCGTTGGATCGACGACAAGACCAGGGAGCCCGTGGCGGAGCTGCCTGCTGCCGCCGTTACGGCAGAGGGCGCCTCGAATGTTCCTCTCACCGAGGGCGAACGAGTCACCACCGACACGAACGGGTACTCCTTCCTGACCGCCGTTCCATCGACCGCGGCCCAGGTTCCCGCCACGGGGGCTTGGGTCTACCTCCCCCCGGGCTACGACGCTCCCGGCAACACGCGACGATATCCCGTGATGTACGCCCTCCACGGCGCACCGGGCAGTGCAGCGGACTGGTTCGCCGGCGGGCGCATCGACTACCTGCTCGACACACTCATCGCGAGCGGCTCGGTGCCGCCGATGATCGTGGTCTCCCCTGACCTCAATGCCGGCTCAGCGCGTGTCGACGATGAGCCACTCGATCGCCCCGGGGGCGCGCAGCTCGAGACTTTCGTGACACGCGACGTCGTGAGCTGGGCCGACGGCGCGCTCCGCACGGTCGCCGACAAGAAGCACCGGGTGATTGCGGGCATGTCCGCCGGAGGACTCGGCTCGCTCCTCTACGGACTGCACAGCCCCGAGACGTTCGGCGGGGTGCTGTCGATCATGCCGTACACCGCCCCCTACACCGCCTCGGTCGTGGCGGACCCGCAGGCCAAGAAGCGCAACTCGCCGCTCGATGTCATCGCCGCGACAGCGAACGATGCCGTCGATCGCTCGCAGGTCTTCTTCCTCGGGCAGGGCGATCGTGAATCGGCCGCCGAGGCGACGGCGATCCGCGACGCGCTTCGCGGACAGGGGCGGACGACGACACTGCGCGTGCTCCCGGGACTAGAGCACAACTGGGTCGCTGCCCGGACGATCGCTCCCTACGGACTGATCTGGACCGCGATGCACCTGGGCTGGAACACGGAGCAGACGGAGTGA